The nucleotide sequence aacgACCAAAAATGCGGTTTTTTCGACGCTAACGTATTTCAAACATACTTCAAACATTCCACATTCGGAACGCTATTAAAAAAACATCAATATTTGAACAAGACAATTCTCTGAAATGCGCATCTTCCTGCACGAGTAAATAAGGTACACACGATGTTGCCATTTTATTTCCGCAGAACAGAAGGGGGATGAACTTTTCGAATAAACTCGTTCAACGAAGATCTATCTTGatatttcgaaaattgaaaGTGAGGATTTAGTAAAGCTCCGGTGTTTCCAGTTGAAAATACCATGTTGTAGTTTTGTTCATCGATGTCAAcccttgtatttatatttttcttctttggtTCTTACAAATGTAtaattcttctatttttcaCCGTAAAAGTTCTTTCAAGATCAAAGACTTTCGTTACAGGTATAGTTAACAATGTTACAGACATTACAAAGAAACTCCATTCGAAATTCCTTTTATAAAACCTTATTATCGATTAATAAAACAGCGTCGTTTGTCGCGTGGATTTCTCCTCCTCGCCTATCCATTTGCAAATAATTTCACGCTTGTTAACTTGTTGAATATTTTCCCGTTCCCCACCCTTTCTTTTACTGTGATTGTCGTCACCGACCCATAATTAAGGTTCGCAGTTTAAGGTTCTCTTTAAATGGAGAACGACGGAGTCGAGATGTTCGGTCATGATTTTAAAAGTGTGTACCGATGGCGACCCATGAGCTGGCGCGCGGGACGGTTATTAGCACTTGGAGGAGTAGATATGGAAATTGTTATACtagttctaaatttctgaggTTTCATATTTTTGCGTTtgcgaatttttacatttttgaatttttgtatccttgaatttttacatttttgaatttctgcattttcgaattcctatattcctgaattcctcacattcccaaattcctacacccccaaattgatatctccctaaattgctacgcccccaaattcccacatccccaaattggtgcgtctccaaattgctacgttcccaaattcctacaccctcaaattgatacgtccccaaattactacgcccccaaattactacgtccccaaattcccacatccccaaattggtgCGTCTCCGAATTActacgctcccaaattactacgttcgcaaattcccacatccccaaattggtgcgtctccaaatcgctacgtccccaaattcctacacccccaaattgatacgttcccaaattactacgcccccaaattcccacatccccaaattggtgcgtctccaaatcgctacgtccccaaattcccacatccccaaattaatacgtccccaaattactacgcccccaaattactacgtccccaaattcccacatccccaaattggtgcgtctccaaatcgctacgtccccaaattcccacatccccaaattaatacgtccccaaattactacgcccccaaattactacgcccccaaattactacgtcctcaaattggtgcgtctccaaatcgctacgtccccaaattcccacatccccaaattaatacgtccccaaattcccacatccccaaattggtgcgtctccaaatcgctacgtccccaaattcctacacccccaaattgatacgtccccaaattactacgccccaaaattactacgtccccaaattgctacttccccaaattggtacgtccccaaatttctacaccccctaATCGCTGTAtcctcaaatacctacattcccaaatcgctatattcccaaattcctacactagAAAATGATAACAATACTTCTATAAACAGCATTCGATTGTTCAAACGAGCTTTTAATTCAACTTTTAATTACCGTACATAAATAGTATCGTAGTTTACATAACATCGTAACGACTGCGAAGGTCAAGTTCGACAGTGAACAACTTTGAGTTGGAGTGCCAATACAGATGTTAACGACGTCGTCAGTAACGTCATCATCGACGGGTTCATTAACACTGGGAGCTTAATTTGCGCCTGGTAATTTAGAGTTGCTCGGCCCGCTTTCCAATTACACCGGTTCGTCGCTCGCACAAATTTGTTGGCCCTGTTGAAtccattttcttctcttttttattcCTTGTAGCTTTTTTGATAGCTGTTACTTTGTAATTAGTTGACGTTTGAAAACTTTAATTAATAGAAGGTAGAGGGGATGCAGAGTGTCGTGTGTATTATAGAATTATCAATTAGGGTCTGTCTTtgattacttttgttatttaaGCTTTGATATTAGATGTTGTTAGAGATTAGTCTTGTTAGTTATTTTTGGCTAAATTGAAATGACTTTGGAAAGGATCTAAAGATGTCtacggttaggttaagttaggttaggattCTTTAAGCTTCAATATTATCTTTTAATACAgattagttttattatttatttttggcaAAATTGAAATGACTTTGGTAAGGATCTAAAGAAgtataaagttaggttaggtcaggttaggattaaaatttgatacttttcaTTGTCATAAACCGATATAATCTGTTATTTAGTATGGATTATATTTAGTTCTTGAAAAATAAcgaatattgttaaaatttaatgtaGAGATTAAAGATTAGTTTCCATTTTATGAAAGTGAACCTTGAAAGTTATAGAGAGAGTCAGTTTTAACCCATACTGAAACTACAATATTATAACTACAAGAAAATTACAACCAGTtacaaaaaaattttacaaaaataattacaaaaatgcaCTCCtccaaaaaattgtaaatttctttcAATAAACAAGCACGTAATTTTCATTGAtcacaaaacaattttatttcaaagcAGATTATGAGTCTGCAATATTACAAAACGATTTAACAATCaagaaaattctaaatatcacgtgttcaaatttgaataaatgaatTCGCGAGTGTGTTAGATTTAATCAGATAAATACTTGCGTTTTTTAAGCCGCACGATACGATCGGTATGTGATCAAGCGATCGAAATGTCAGGAAAAATCGAGTCCGGTACTGAGTGAAAGggaaagttgtataaaaaaatggaaCTCAAACACTCGTTCGCATTTGTCGCTTGTATATATGTAAAACTAGAATATTCTCGAACATATATACTATAAAATAGATTCGAAGTTAAATCTTTGATGAATACTTATTTTTAAGTGCATTTTGTATTATGTTAGTAATGTATTATTTGTTTCTGTTTCAGACACATTAGCCGAATTCTGAAAATGACACTTATCAACGTCATGATATCTTTGTTATTCGTTTCGATCGTTAAATGTCATCCGATGGCGTACAACAGTTATGACGATAAAGAATTATCCCGGGATCATCTGCCATTTTTACTGTTGGTCGACCACCGGATGCCGGAGTTGGAGGTAAGGATTTAcaaagataaaaatttcaaaatttgtagatctaaagttagtagtttggaaattttagaaatgtggacttttttaatttgtacatttaggaatttggtaatttgcaaatttaataatttgaattaataatttgtggacttagaaattttcaagttctctaatttgcaaattgataaccttaaattcctaagttgggaattttttagattcccaaatctccaaatccccaaccctaAATCTGtaagttgggaattttttaaattcccaaatccccaaatccccaaatccccaaatccccaaatctctacattcccccaCCTAAAccacaaaaatccccaaattgaatACCAAAACACTTTCCCGAAAAATTTCCTCTTCCCTCTCGAACGCTACAAAATGTCCCCATCGCAAATTTGAAGCTCATCTTTGTAAAGCACATCGATGGCAGCATTTACCGTAACTCAACAACCGACGTATAGGACGTTCGATAAAACCGGAAAGCAGAGCTGACCGTAACGTTTGATTTTCTATATGACTCACAGGTGAGATACAGCGACCCATTCACATTCTGCAATTGAATCGTATTCACGAAAGGAATATCGTGGTCGTTTCACGTCGAAACCAATAGCTGATAGACGACACGCGTTTATGTATGGAGATCTTTGCTTGCATACGATCCAATGGCATTATTTGATTCACGTGCATGCAACTTCGGGAATGTATTATCCTCGGAGATGATACGTGCGAGCACGTTACGAGACAACTTTACATCGTCGATCATTCGTTATAGATTCAAGATATACAGCATGCATAACTTCGTACTTCGAACTGCCGTTCTAACGCTTTTGACGTCATTAATGAAATCGGTTGAACTTGTGAttgattcaattttacaaattatcgaattgcagagttggagatttttgtgttgaattttggagttttagggatttggggatttggggattttggagatttggggttttggggtttttgaaatttagaaattcctaacttagggatttagggttgcagatttggaaatttggaaatttagggatttgaggatttggggatttgaggatttgggaatttggggatttggaaatttgggaatttgagaacttgagaattggaaaatttggaaattgaaacttgagaatctgaaaattgaaaacttgaaaacttgaaaaatttcaaaactgaaaaattgaaaacttgaaaacttgagaacttaaaaCTTCAATGAAacgtaagaatttaaaattcttcagGTAATATAATTCCCAAAGGCGGTTGTAATAAAATCAGCAGGTTTACGTTTGTAATAAATTCTGTAAGAAAACACGCGTAAAAGAGGAAATATAGGAGCGTATAAAGAACATGCTGCATATGAGAGTTAATTAAGAGTATGTATTTCAGTGatactatcttgaaagcaatACTGAGGCAGAAACGATGCTTCCATATTCTGAGATCACTTTAATTAAATGTGCAGAAGAGTTGGTAGAAGAACGGTAACGCATATTAaatcgtttattaattttacaattttcagttAGATGCACTACATCGTGTTACATGGATACATTGAATAAATCATTATGAAACGgggttttaattaaatttctaattattttactCCTTCGTtacaatgtaattaaatatgagaatattttagtaaattaaaGACACATATACTTAACAAACGCtaatcaaatttctatgtaGACACAAGTATGCAAactcacattccctaattctcatgctttcacatttaaaaatagtcaaatttcccaaatttctaaatcttctaaattttcaaattctcaagttttccattttcaaattttccatctctAAATTTGAAAGCATGTAAGTTCCCATGTTCATCTACATCTCAAAcctataaatttccaagtttgaaaGCTTCCTAATTTATCGAATACCTAATTTGTCAAAAATCTCGCACAATCCACGAACAAATAAAATCCACAAACCTACgctaaaattacttaaaaactCCTTCATCGCACAATGTACCATACAGTACATATACGACGCAACTACTCTTCGAGACATTGTTCATATTCTTTTATGCAAGTTTCGTAAAAGCGGCAGTATAAGCGGGAAAATATGTATTTCATGTACGTAGGCCGGCAACTTCATATTTCCATATACGAAGCCCAGAATGCGGTCTTTTTTATACGTTCGTAAATATGCATTTATAGCCCACGATGAAGCTTTAACTGCAAAGCGTAATACTTCTTTTCTCCGTCATTTTTTTTGTGCATGGTTAACCATGCAAAAAATGCGAGATGTTCGTTGTCATCCGGCGGGGTGAAATTCTTGTATCTCCCGTTGTGATTATGCAAATTCCGAGGAAACGTTTCGGGGATCAGATAATAACTTTTGATTTTAATCGACGATAATACAGAAAGTTGTCCGCCGTTAGGGATTAATACGGGGGAGGAACAGACGTCCTTCGTTTTTCTACCGTTTCAAAGAAACTGTCCACTCTTTCTTTCCCTCTGGCGAAGCAAAAATTAAGTGCTCCATAAAAAGCGGATAAAGATCGCATACTTTCATATTTACAACGGCTTCACCCGTCCATTACTTAAATGAACAGGTTAAATGACCTTGCGAACTCTTAATTGACGAATTCTAATTATAACGTCAAATATTCACGGAGATAATTTTTTATCAGAAATTTTATCGTGCGAATTAAACGAATATATGCGAATCcccatgaaatttttatatccttgaatttttacacttttgaatttctgcattttcgaattcctatattcctgaattttttacattcccaaattcttacatttccgaattcttaCTTTTCCAAATTGGCATACtgctaaattctcacatccccaaattggtgtgtctccaaatcgctacgtccccaaattgatacgtccccaaattggtgcgtctccaaattactacgtccccaaattcccacatccccaaattggtgcgtctccaaatcgctacgtccccaaattcccacatccccaaattgatacgtccccaaattactacgcccccaaattcccacatctccaaattggtGCGTCTCCAAATcggtacgtccccaaattcccacatccccaaattggtgcgtctccaaattactacgcccccaaattcccacatccccaaattgatacgcccccaaattactacgtccccaaattcccacatccccaaattcccacatccccaaatcgctacgtccccaaattcctacacccccatattgatacgtccccaaattactacgcccccaaattcccacatccccaaattggtgCGTCTCCAAATcggtacgtccccaaattcccacatccccaaattggtgcgtctccaaattactacgcccccaaattcccacatccccaaattgatacgcccccaaattactacgtccccaaattcccacatccccaaattcccacatccccaaatcgctacgtccccaaattcctacacccccaaattgatacgtccccaaattactacgcccccaaattcccacatccccaaattgatacgcccccaaattactacgtccccaaattcccacatccccaaattgatacgtccccaaatcgctacgtccccaaattcctacacccccatatagatacgtccccaaattactacgcccccaaattactacgtccccaaattcccacatccccaaatgtgGAGAATTCTAATTATAACATCAAATATTCACGAAGATAATTTTTTACCGGAAATCTAATCGTGCAAATTAAACGAACATATGCGAATATGCATCCCCGTGAATACAAACGCAGGAATTCAACCTCTTCCCAACCGcgataattaaatgaaaattgtaatttccaGAATGAAATGTTTGACTCCGGCAACGATCCTGGATCAACGGTTATCAGAACCAAACGAATTGGTTCTCTATCGATTGTGGATCCACTGAACGTGTTACGGCAGAGGGTGAAACTGGAACTGGCCCGGCACAGAGCTTTGAAGGATCAACGACAGATCGACGCTAATCGACGCATTCTGGAAAATGTTGGGAAGAGATCTTTGCCGATGTACAACGTAGATCTTTCTAACCCTGATTTGAGAACGAAGAACAGAATCGAATACGTCATCGAACAGGAAAGGAAGAATCAAGGCCGCAATGTGACGCCTGAGAGGATCTCTGAGGACTTTCAGGATTGGTTGCAGTCAGATGACTCCGTTTTTCGAGAAAGACAAGAACCACGGAGGGTAACTTTCATGATTATTATTCTCCTCTAATTTGGAGACCTTAAAAGTTGGAGCTTAGTTgagattttaaccctttgcactcgaagataatttgactgtttcgaagcaactttaaaaattagttataaggttaaataaattcttttgagaTTTTATTATTTCCATTGTTGTTTGCTTCATTATATTTATacgtcacacgtgtcatattatagaatcagttaaaaatactcgtttcaaattattgtattaaataaaatgatgaCTGAGAGTCGCCTCTcgaacgcaaagggttaaatcatGTGTCTTCTTTATTTTGTGGATATAAAAATTAGCAATGTTTCGTCTAAAATTGTTGTTGCTGTATTTAATTTTGCAGGTACAGGCAAACGAATTGCATTTATTGTAATCGACAAAAGGCAGAAGATATAAGAAGAATCAACTATGCTATATTACGGTTTTTTATCTAACAAGCTAATGACTTGCGTATAGTTTATGTATTATTGGTCATATCCCTCAGGTtttacatgtatgtattttaCGGCATGCAGCCATAATTTAATAGCGTATCATTCATGAATTATATGCAAATTGCTCGTGCGTCGAACAGAAATTATTAGCATGTTCGCATAAAATTTCCCGTAAAGGATAGTTCAAAAGATAGTACCAGTATTCCTCTgtgaattaattattgtaacagCTAGTTTAATTTATAAGCTGAAGTGCGGAAAAGGAGGGAAATAGAAATAACAAATatggattttattaaaaatgactaaaCCTGAAGTCTTAAAGCTATATTCTATATTCTTCCTTTTCGATTATGCTACATCATGCAACAGAACAGTATTATGTATTGTGATTTGTTCCAGTCTGCCTATACAGTAATCTCCACGCTTAATATTTGATATCCAGTGTTGGATACGTGTAACTTAATATATTTATCCGTGTTAATGTTAAGTTTTAAGGACTGAAAATATTACCCATAACTTTCAGTTGAAATTAAGCTGAGAAAGTAtacaataaattgtatttattaattacggTAAAGTTTCTTAAATAACATTTATGCAATATTTTAATAGCGACTTTATAACTGCACATTGCATGTAGTTTAATTTAAACATCGTTTGTTCTCGAGTTTTGTTCATGAAAGAAATTTAGTCAGAAATAAATGTTACGAATTAACGATTCGTTTTATTTTATCTTCGCAAACGTCGTGACAATAGAATTGACTACTTTCAACGTTACCAAAGAGATTCCATATTTTGTGGATGTACTCGAAATGATCGGTCAATAGTTCCTTTTGTATGCATGATGAATTAATATACGTGTTGTTTTTAAGTATTTGCCTCCAAATTGTATTTATGTCCACATCAAACATCGAAGCGTAACTTGTATTTGTTAAGTGTTCTAGTTTTAGCCTTAAGTGTTGATATGTtgcattaaaaatgtaaaaaggattaatatttttgaaattgtaacTATGTGAAACTTaagttttttcttttattttaatttatgtaatttattgaaTAGAATTTTCTTTATTGATTTAACCAACTTCTGACTGTACATACATTGAACATGAATGATCTTTAGGACTATCTCAAGAACATAGAAAGTTTACGATTATAGTAACGAAAAAAGTTAATGCTTCTGATGTTTACATTAATATTAGAATGTAGACTTACCTACAaacgattattatttatgtGTTGTACTATATAACTTGTtgctaaaaacaaaaaaaaaacatgtaTAAGAATAACAAGAATGTTGTATGTAATATAGGTAgaacttatttattttaaaaaattgtacaatatcgttgtttatttattttcacctcgactttttttttatgtctatgaattaaattaaacgatGCATAGTTAAactgaaataaatttcatttaaaatacgtTCGTCGTGCATTCTGATTTTACCTCTTTCGtgcattaaaatataataaattgttgTAAAAATAAATCTCGTTGTTACACCGTTCTTTATAAaagtttattttctttttacttatcatcaaatgtttatataatacttagtattattacaattataacaTGTGCCCCCATTCACTTCCAGTGAATggagattatattttatttttctctgaAAATATAATGACTGTCAAACTGTTTCAAACTGTACAATGTCACAATTGAGAATattaatgtacaattattttttgtgAACATTTTGTAGTAGAATATCGGGAAGCTAATTAAAGGAAATTCTTCTTTTCatgttatttatatatatatatgttcaaATTCTATCAACTTGTAAACTACTAAACCATTTTAGtcctatatataaataattaatactctATGAAATTATATTCAACAAGCACAAATAGTTCAGATAGTTGTATAACATGGCCAGTATTTTGGAAAATGAAGAACCGAGTAAAAAGAAAACAGAAAGCAATGAAGGTAACTTAGAACCATGGTGAGTCCGAAAAATTAAGTATAGTctatagtacgattgcgatcacaGTTTACGAAGGTCAAGAACAAACACGCTGCCATCAGATGCAGAAGCACCAACTTTATCTCCTCGACTGTTCCAACACACCTCAAATATTCCTCCTGTACCTTTGTAACTGTGTACCAATTGACCActctgtaaaattaaatacaacaTACAGTAAGTATAAAATTGAGAGTACACAATAAAATTTACACTCAGCGTTATCTTACCTGTGTAGACCAAATATGAACACATTTGTCAAAACTTCCACTAGCAAGAAATTTACCATCTGGACTAAATGCTACACTATACACTGGCTCCGTATGTTTCGTAAGTGTATGGATGCATGCACCTCTTTCCACATCCCATAGCCTTACAGTGGAATCAAATGATGCACTAGCTAAAGTTAAA is from Megachile rotundata isolate GNS110a chromosome 2, iyMegRotu1, whole genome shotgun sequence and encodes:
- the Dh44 gene encoding corticotropin-releasing diuretic hormone 44, coding for MTLINVMISLLFVSIVKCHPMAYNSYDDKELSRDHLPFLLLVDHRMPELENEMFDSGNDPGSTVIRTKRIGSLSIVDPLNVLRQRVKLELARHRALKDQRQIDANRRILENVGKRSLPMYNVDLSNPDLRTKNRIEYVIEQERKNQGRNVTPERISEDFQDWLQSDDSVFRERQEPRRVQANELHLL